One genomic window of Ruminococcus gauvreauii includes the following:
- a CDS encoding DUF2284 domain-containing protein, producing the protein MEKMEKYFSLLEDGGADLTLKINADTIKTAAWTIYRCKFGCNSYGKNHCCPPSCPTWKETQEMINCFQYGILFRCHEISIVTPLAVKVAKELFLDDYYKVIAFGSGSCERCHKCNPDHCNFPNKTVPSMEACGIDVFATVRTNGLEIHTLREKEEVQNYFGLLLVE; encoded by the coding sequence ATGGAGAAAATGGAAAAATATTTTAGTTTATTAGAAGATGGCGGTGCAGATTTAACATTAAAAATTAATGCAGATACAATCAAAACCGCAGCATGGACGATTTATCGTTGCAAGTTTGGGTGTAATAGTTATGGTAAGAATCATTGCTGTCCGCCTAGTTGTCCTACATGGAAAGAAACGCAGGAAATGATAAATTGTTTTCAATATGGGATTTTATTTCGCTGTCATGAAATAAGCATAGTGACGCCGCTTGCTGTTAAAGTAGCAAAAGAACTGTTTTTAGATGATTACTACAAGGTAATTGCATTTGGCAGCGGGTCATGTGAAAGGTGTCACAAATGCAATCCAGACCATTGTAATTTTCCGAATAAAACAGTCCCCTCAATGGAAGCCTGCGGAATAGATGTTTTTGCCACTGTCCGTACAAATGGACTGGAAATTCATACATTGCGAGAAAAGGAAGAAGTACAAAATTACTTTGGGTTATTACTTGTCGAGTAA